Proteins encoded together in one Bradysia coprophila strain Holo2 chromosome X unlocalized genomic scaffold, BU_Bcop_v1 contig_473, whole genome shotgun sequence window:
- the LOC119070128 gene encoding lysosomal Pro-X carboxypeptidase isoform X1: MITDSKTAHLLAVCEIFIINLKYHSVVYCNCTNSTPFIAQLPALLSTRIFAIVKLKVVNLLGDLLSVSTKQNGVAWRTVGELKKTFIMTNRWNVFLLLAVISLSNAYKYDIKTFSVPLDHFSFASNKTFEIRYLINNTYTKDSKSPILFYTGNEGDIELFAENTGFMWEKAPELGATLVFAEHRYYGKSLPFGNNSYDSAKHLGFLTSEQALADFALLLENLNPSTPVPGKKMRPVIAFGGSYGGMLAAWFRMKYPHLVIGAVASSAPIFQFTDLTPCNAFNRILTSVFATSFSGNNLCAENVKKSWDVMRKLVGTPEGRTLLNQNFKFCKALNGTDDLNKFEDYLTDVYGNIAMMNYPYSTNFIAQLPAYPVREFCNRLKGQLNDTQLLQELQQSLSIYSNSTGKAKCLEIDSAFDSNLGDEGWDFQACTEMVMPMCSNGKTDMFPKKDWNLDTFSEECFKKFGVKPRPKQAITNYGGVHLEGASNIIFSNGLLDPWSGGGVLRNYNDKIKIMIIPEGAHHLDLRSSNPADPASVIEARMFEFQYIRDWIRAYWG; encoded by the exons TGGTGAATCTCCTTGGGGACCTATTAAGTGTGTCTACAAAACAAAACGGCGTAGCTTGGCGGACTGTAGGCGAACTGAAG aAAACATTCATCATGACGAACCGTTGGAATGTGTTTTTACTGCTGGCAGTGATTTCATTATCAAATGCCTACAAATACGAcataaaaacgttttctgtGCCTCTGGACCATTTCTCGTTTGCTTCGAATAAAACGTTTGAAATTCG GTACCTCATCAATAACACCTACACCAAAGACTCTAAATCTCCGATTCTATTTTATACCGGAAATGAGGGAGACATTGAGCTGTTTGCTGAAAACACCGGCTTTATGTGGGAAAAAGCTCCTGAACTCGGTGCAACGCTTGTATTCGCTGAGCACCGTTATTACGGAAAATCGTTACCATTCGGCAACAATTCATACGATTCCGCAAAACATCTCGGATTTTTGACGTCCGAACAGGCATTGGCCGATTTCGCACTGTTGCTGGAAAATCTAAATCCATCGACACCAGTGCCCGGCAAAAAGATGCGACCAGTCATTGCATTCGGTGGATCTTATGGTGGAATGTTGGCAGCCTGGTTTCGAATGAAATATCCTCATTTGGTGATCGGTGCCGTTGCCTCATCGGCACCAATATTCCAATTTACCGATTTGACTCCGTGTAATGCTTTCAATCGAATATTGACGTCAGTGTTTGCCACATCTTTCAGTGGAAACAATTTGTGTGCcgaaaatgtaaagaaaagttGGGATGTAATGAG GAAGCTGGTAGGTACTCCAGAGGGACGAACATTGCTCAATCAAAACTTCAAGTTTTGTAAGGCCTTAAATGGTACAGATGACCTGAATAAATTTGAAG ACTATCTCACCGATGTGTACGGAAATATTGCAATGATGAACTATCCATACAGCACAAATTTCATTGCTCAGCTGCCCGCATATCCAGTACGAGAATTTTGCAATCGTCTGAAAGGCCAACTGAACGATACTCAATTACTTCAG GAACTACAACAGTCACTGAGCATATACTCAAATTCCACTGGCAAGGCAAAGTGCTTGGAAATCGACTCAgcattcgattcaaatttggGCGATGAGGGATGGGACTTTCAG GCCTGTACCGAAATGGTGATGCCCATGTGCTCGAATGGCAAAACGGACATGTTTCCGAAAAAGGACTGGAATTTGGATACGTTCTCGGAAGAATGCTTTAAGAAATTCGGCGTAAAACCCAGACCAAAACAAGCCATCACTAACTACGGTGGAGTCCATTTAGA AGGAGCATCGAATATCATTTTCAGCAATGGCTTGTTGGATCCATGGAGTGGTGGCGGTGTTTTACGAAATTACAATGACAAAATCAAGATAATGATCATACCGGAAGGTGCTCATCACTTGGATCTACGGTCAAGCAATCCAGCCGATCCGGCATCTGTGATAGAAGCAAGAATGTTCGAATTCCAATACATAAGAGATTGGATACGAGCATACTGGGGTTGA
- the LOC119070131 gene encoding SET domain-containing protein SmydA-8-like, giving the protein MMSTGNKLQTQWSNEYGRYLVAACDIPEKTVVLLENVILHAPADDVKNKTDATKLCLVCCCPSDRRCTTCGWCICSPDCEKMQCHSNECNLFTKNKVKFPPPHKWPILNKTILVLRCLLMKLYGRGEWLDFLSKLEHHSRVRGTKSTCNRSDKMIMDNIQYFYGCAECPFSEIEIRTVCGIINVNAFFAESNEDSSHWRAKCMFKKASLFAHSCSPNCYWNIELKQDGSISGKYQPDIQIEVATAKPIKKGEMLTIFYSTRYALYGTLKRIVLMEEIAHFQCKCYRCRDSTEMETFMSALKCFDCERDYLLPQYPTEAQSDWKCLDCGSTQNVCKIVSRVCEIEDQAEQIQVLGLSFNDELALLSTIARKASGNILHKNHYVLQEIATRTIQLLIENGILNVDKSSENTIANLELFVNQCTFLLNIARTLLSAMTGYIGTLQSYLQAAEEVRTIVLEKKLTK; this is encoded by the exons ATGATGTCAACTGGTAATAAG TTACAAACACAATGGTCCAACGAATACGGCAGATATTTAGTTGCCGCTTGTGATATTCCCGAAAAAACGGTTGTCTTGTTAGAAAACGTTATATTACACGCACCAGCCGACGATGTTAAGAACAAAACTGACGCGACAAAACTATGTTTAGTGTGCTGTTGTCCAAGCGACCGACGTTGTACAACCTGTGGCTGGTGCATTTGCAGCCCAGACTGTGAGAAG ATGCAGTGCCATTCCAACGAATGTAATcttttcaccaaaaataaagttaaatttcCACCGCCCCACAAGTGGCCCATTCTAAATAAAACGATTTTAGTTCTGCGATGCCTACTCATGAAACTTTATGGTCGTGGCGAATGGTTGGATTTTCTTAGTAAATTAGAACATCATTCTAGAGTTCGCGGCACCAAGTCAACTTGTAATCGAAGTGATAAAATGATCATGGATAATATTCAGTATTTCTACGGATGTGCTGAGTGTCCATTCAGCGAAATTGAAATACGAACAGTGTGTGGCATAATTAATGTAAATGCATTTTTCGCGGAGAGCAATGAAGACTCATCCCACTG GAGGGCGAAGTGCATGTTTAAGAAAGCCAGTCTATTTGCACACAGTTGTAGTCCTAACTGCTATTGGAACATTGAACTCAAACAGGATGGATCAATAAGTGGCAAATATCAGCCAGATATTCAAATAGAAGTTGCAACCGCGAAGCCAATCAAAAAGGGTGAAATGCTAACGATATTCTACAGCACGCGTTATGCACTGTACGGAACATTAAAACGAATTGTTTTAATGGAAGAAATTGCACACTTTCAATGTAAATGTTATCGTTGCCGCGATAGCACCGAGATGGAGACGTTCATGTCAGCACTAAAGTGTTTCGATTGTGAAAGGGACTACCTCCTACCGCAATATCCGACCGAAGCTCAGTCAGATTGGAAATGCTTGGACTGTGGCTCTACTCAAAATGTgtgcaaaattgtttccagGGTATGTGAAATTGAAGATCAAGCTGAACAGATTCAAGTGCTCGGTTTGAGTTTTAACGACGAATTGGCATTGCTGTCAACTATTGCTCGGAAAGCTTCGGGCAATATTTTGCATAAGAACCATTATGTTTTGCAAGAAATTGCGACGAGAACGATTCAATTACTCATCGAAAATGGTATTCTAAACGTCGACAAAAGCTCAGAAAACACGATTGCGAATCTGGAACTGTTCGTCAATCAATGTACATTTTTGCTAAACATTGCCCGAACACTTTTGTCGGCAATGACCGGATACATAG GTACTCTGCAGTCCTATTTACAAGCGGCAGAAGAGGTTCGCACGATAGTTCTAgagaaaaaattaacgaagtga
- the LOC119070137 gene encoding trypsin-like, translating into MKAKLFFLTLSLIVLLHGLVQSDKRIYGGYRVDITEAPYMVSIIILIETYNNGTSKVHECGGSILKQNLILTAAHCNVDESTREPYSAERFYVNVGTNRNDLKGGTVHRVKTVFVHPKFRNGDENYRFHDIGLLQLKDDITLNDKSQLVKLARRGDKPKIGADCTITGYGKNPDHPGNKFLYQVHLNVITAEQCVDELASGTVEEVEKHNICVKAEGKNQCRGDSGGPVHDVSTNRQVGIVSYGAEDCTSDSPSVDTRVTDNLDYIEKVIRHTRGGGNAGVSPMAPGTNFLAWPRT; encoded by the exons ATGAAagcaaaacttttctttttgacATTATCTTTGATTGTACTACTACATGGCTTAGTACAGTCCGACAAAAGAATTTATGGCGGCTACAGAGTCGACATAACAGAAGCACCGTATATGGTTTCCATTATCATACTTATCGAAACATATAACAATGGAACATCTAAAGTACACGAATGTGGTGGCTCAAtcttgaaacaaaatttaattttaaccgCTGCTCATT gtAATGTAGACGAAAGTACCAGAGAACCGTACAGTGCGGAGCGATTTTACGTTAATGTGGGAACAAACCGAAATGACTTGAAAGGAGGTACTGTTCATAGGGTCAAGACTGTGTTCGTTCATCCGAAATTTAGAAACGGCGATGAAAATTATCGCTTCCACGACATTGGCTTACTTCAGTTAAAGGACGATATCACATTGAACGATAAGTCTCAACTTGTCAAGCTCGCTCGTCGCGGTGATAAACCTAAAATTGGCGCTGACTGCACTATTACTGGATATGGAAAAAATCCAGATCACCCAGGCAACAAGTTTTTGTACCAAGTTCATTTGAATGTAATAACCGCGGAACAGTGCGTTGATGAATTGGCTAGTGGAACAGTTGAAGAAGTTGAGAAACACAATATTTGTGTGAAAGCAGAGGGTAAAAACCAATGCCGTGGAGATTCAGGag GTCCAGTACACGACGTATCTACAAATCGTCAAGTTGGAATCGTTTCCTATGGTGCCGAAGATTGTACCAGCGATTCGCCTAGTGTTGACACGAGAGTGACAGACAATTTGGATTACATAGAGAAAGTCATAAGACATACACGCGGCGGTGGGAATGCAGGAGTCAGTCCCATGGCACCTGGTACCAATTTCTTGGCATGGCCACGTACATAA
- the LOC119070128 gene encoding lysosomal Pro-X carboxypeptidase isoform X2 — protein MTNRWNVFLLLAVISLSNAYKYDIKTFSVPLDHFSFASNKTFEIRYLINNTYTKDSKSPILFYTGNEGDIELFAENTGFMWEKAPELGATLVFAEHRYYGKSLPFGNNSYDSAKHLGFLTSEQALADFALLLENLNPSTPVPGKKMRPVIAFGGSYGGMLAAWFRMKYPHLVIGAVASSAPIFQFTDLTPCNAFNRILTSVFATSFSGNNLCAENVKKSWDVMRKLVGTPEGRTLLNQNFKFCKALNGTDDLNKFEDYLTDVYGNIAMMNYPYSTNFIAQLPAYPVREFCNRLKGQLNDTQLLQELQQSLSIYSNSTGKAKCLEIDSAFDSNLGDEGWDFQACTEMVMPMCSNGKTDMFPKKDWNLDTFSEECFKKFGVKPRPKQAITNYGGVHLEGASNIIFSNGLLDPWSGGGVLRNYNDKIKIMIIPEGAHHLDLRSSNPADPASVIEARMFEFQYIRDWIRAYWG, from the exons ATGACGAACCGTTGGAATGTGTTTTTACTGCTGGCAGTGATTTCATTATCAAATGCCTACAAATACGAcataaaaacgttttctgtGCCTCTGGACCATTTCTCGTTTGCTTCGAATAAAACGTTTGAAATTCG GTACCTCATCAATAACACCTACACCAAAGACTCTAAATCTCCGATTCTATTTTATACCGGAAATGAGGGAGACATTGAGCTGTTTGCTGAAAACACCGGCTTTATGTGGGAAAAAGCTCCTGAACTCGGTGCAACGCTTGTATTCGCTGAGCACCGTTATTACGGAAAATCGTTACCATTCGGCAACAATTCATACGATTCCGCAAAACATCTCGGATTTTTGACGTCCGAACAGGCATTGGCCGATTTCGCACTGTTGCTGGAAAATCTAAATCCATCGACACCAGTGCCCGGCAAAAAGATGCGACCAGTCATTGCATTCGGTGGATCTTATGGTGGAATGTTGGCAGCCTGGTTTCGAATGAAATATCCTCATTTGGTGATCGGTGCCGTTGCCTCATCGGCACCAATATTCCAATTTACCGATTTGACTCCGTGTAATGCTTTCAATCGAATATTGACGTCAGTGTTTGCCACATCTTTCAGTGGAAACAATTTGTGTGCcgaaaatgtaaagaaaagttGGGATGTAATGAG GAAGCTGGTAGGTACTCCAGAGGGACGAACATTGCTCAATCAAAACTTCAAGTTTTGTAAGGCCTTAAATGGTACAGATGACCTGAATAAATTTGAAG ACTATCTCACCGATGTGTACGGAAATATTGCAATGATGAACTATCCATACAGCACAAATTTCATTGCTCAGCTGCCCGCATATCCAGTACGAGAATTTTGCAATCGTCTGAAAGGCCAACTGAACGATACTCAATTACTTCAG GAACTACAACAGTCACTGAGCATATACTCAAATTCCACTGGCAAGGCAAAGTGCTTGGAAATCGACTCAgcattcgattcaaatttggGCGATGAGGGATGGGACTTTCAG GCCTGTACCGAAATGGTGATGCCCATGTGCTCGAATGGCAAAACGGACATGTTTCCGAAAAAGGACTGGAATTTGGATACGTTCTCGGAAGAATGCTTTAAGAAATTCGGCGTAAAACCCAGACCAAAACAAGCCATCACTAACTACGGTGGAGTCCATTTAGA AGGAGCATCGAATATCATTTTCAGCAATGGCTTGTTGGATCCATGGAGTGGTGGCGGTGTTTTACGAAATTACAATGACAAAATCAAGATAATGATCATACCGGAAGGTGCTCATCACTTGGATCTACGGTCAAGCAATCCAGCCGATCCGGCATCTGTGATAGAAGCAAGAATGTTCGAATTCCAATACATAAGAGATTGGATACGAGCATACTGGGGTTGA
- the LOC119070133 gene encoding ubiquitin-like modifier-activating enzyme 5: MSEISDLQAQIIELKNELQKYKSSGGRDKIEKMSSEVVDSNPYSRLMALQRMGIVQEYERIRTKSVAVVGVGGVGSVTADMLTRCGIGKLILFDYDKVELANMNRLFFTPDQAGLSKVEAAAKTLNFINPDVQILTNNYNITTMESFSKFLDAINTGGIDGNGPVDLVLSCVDNFEARMTINTACNELNINWFESGVSENAVSGHIQLLKPGETACFACAPPLVVAENIDEKTLKREGVCAASLPTTMGIVAGMLVQNTLKFLLNFGEVSNYLGYNALIDFFPKMTLRPNTQCNDRYCLERQTEFNSKPKVLQEVTVVEDDTPLHDDNLYGIELVSCDDTSSSSSSAAPQALETGLKFAFDAAPQTKEHTPDDANVDVSLDELMAQMKSI, from the exons ATGAGCGAAATTAGTGATCTACAGGCTCAAATAATTGAGCTCAAAAATGAGCTACAAAAGTATAAAAGTTCTGGTGGACGTgacaaaatcgagaaaatgtCATCAGAAGTGGTTGATTCAAATCCATACAGTCGACTTATG GCCTTGCAACGAATGGGTATTGTCCAGGAGTACGAACGTATTCGCACGAAGAGTGTAGCTGTTGTTGGTGTGGGCGGCGTTGGCAGCGTAACCGCTGATATGTTAACTCGTTGTGGAATCGGAAAATTGATTCTGTTCGACTATGACAAAGTGGAATTGGCCAATATGAATCGTTTATTCTTCACACCAGACCAGGCTGGACTCTCAAAGGTCGAAGCGGCCGCGAAGACGCTGAACTTCATCAATCCGGATGTGCAGATTTTGACAAATAATTACAACATCACGACCATGGAGTCGTTTAGCAAATTCTTAGACGCTATCAATACGGGCGGTATAGACGGCAACGGTCCCGTCGATTTGGTATTGAGCTGTGTGGATAATTTTGAGGCTCGAATGACAATAAACACGGCCTGCAATGAGCTAAATATCAATTGGTTCGAGAGTGGTGTTAGCGAGAATGCAGTTTCCGGTCACATACAGTTACTGAAACCGGGCGAAACAGCGTGTTTTGCTTGTGCGCCACCATTAGTAGTAGCTGAAAATATAGatgaaaaaacattgaaacggGAAGGTGTGTGTGCGGCTAGTTTACCAACTACCATGGGGATCGTAGCTGGAATGTTGGTTCAGAATACTTTGAAATTCCTATTGAACTTCGGCGAAGTGTCCAACTACTTAGGCTACAACGCACTGATCGATTTCTTTCCGAAAATGACTTTGCGACCGAATACACAATGCAACGATCGGTATTGCTTAGAAAGACAGACAGAATTCAACAGCAAACCGAAAGTGCTACAAGAAGTGACCGTCGTCGAGGACGATACCCCGTTACATGATGATAATTTGTATGGAATCGAATTGGTTTCGTGTGATGATactagtagtagtagtagtagcgCAGCACCGCAAGCATTGGAAACCGGTTTGAAATTCGCATTCGATGCTGCTCCGCAAACGAAGGAACATACCCCGGACGATGCAAACGTTGACGTGAGTCTGGATGAATTGATGGCACAAATGAAATCGATTTAA
- the LOC119070130 gene encoding histone-lysine N-methyltransferase ASHR1-like, with translation MKSNESAVKHFSLAESYQQKGNFAQALENFNLCLCYAPAKSKLIFDSLTNRSKIYYKVKQYGRVLDNLNWAKEIKSMENGCTDLMEMLTTCKEEISRGTTAANATDFFQLTLPINERLPFVSACLELKQNEIYGRYFTTNKDLSPGDVIVAEEPFFKVVDSTVCHLRCCICCSTNLYSLIPCDNCSGAMFCSYECKSSSIHGRECEPAGKRMDTLEEYMLQRMFYQAMEVCGGSMDELKALVSSEAEHKTILDFDFRHCTDDVNKRKIILAVSGLDKRDPGSTETYSRYQKIIDRLSTETAATDDFLENYLVRCLQSLTVNFFHFFWSAVNEAKPKGFLLCALSAFFSHSCDPNVEKVDVDNRLVFVAKRPIKAGEQLNMCYDRYNYMRYSLDERQSYLNEVYKFKCNCDACANDYAKYNFTFDDHQLDVEKAKEKYRKNCEYIKQNMSTYPCQTICNVMEENVFLLSYIGNGMQF, from the coding sequence ATGAAAAGTAACGAGTCAGCTGTAAAACACTTTTCGCTAGCTGAAAGCTATCAGCAAAAGGGAAATTTTGCCCAAGCTTTGGAAAACTTCAACTTATGTCTGTGTTACGCTCCAGCCAagtcgaaattaattttcgactcgCTGACCAAtcgatcgaaaatttattacaaagtGAAACAATACGGACGCGTTCTGGACAATTTGAATTGGGCGAAGGAAATCAAATCGATGGAAAATGGATGTACCGATCTGATGGAAATGTTGACCACTTGCAAAGAAGAGATTTCACGTGGAACGACTGCAGCCAACGCGACGGATTTCTTTCAATTGACTTTGCCGATAAACGAGAGGCTACCGTTTGTGTCTGCTTGTTtggaattgaaacaaaatgaaatttacggCAGATATTTCACAACAAACAAGGACCTCAGTCCCGGTGACGTAATCGTTGCGGAAGAACCGTTTTTCAAGGTCGTCGATTCGACAGTGTGCCACCTACGGTGCTGTATATGCTGCTCAACTAATTTGTACAGTCTGATTCCGTGTGATAATTGTTCGGGAGCAATGTTCTGCTCTTACGAATGTAAAAGCTCTTCAATCCATGGACGAGAATGTGAACCAGCCGGAAAACGTATGGATACGCTAGAGGAATACATGCTTCAACGGATGTTCTACCAAGCAATGGAAGTGTGTGGTGGATCAATGGATGAATTGAAGGCCTTGGTGTCGTCGGAAGCAGAGCACAAAACGATtttagattttgattttcgtcactGTACCGATGACGTGAATAAgaggaaaatcattttggcggTGTCTGGATTGGACAAGAGAGATCCTGGATCGACCGAAACATATTCAAGGTATCAGAAAATTATCGATCGTCTATCCACTGAAACTGCAGCCACTGATGACTTCCTGGAGAATTATCTTGTCAGATGTCTGCAGAGTCTGACCGTCAATTTTTTCCACTTCTTCTGGAGCGCAGTGAATGAGGCCAAGCCGAAGGGCTTTCTGTTATGCGCACTGTCAGCGTTTTTCTCCCATTCTTGCGATCCCAACGTGGAAAAAGTGGACGTGGACAATAGGTTAGTGTTTGTGGCCAAAAGACCGATCAAAGCTGGAGAGCAACTGAACATGTGCTACGATCGCTACAACTATATGCGGTATTCGCTGGATGAGCGACAGAGTTATTTGAATGAAGTCTACAAATTTAAATGCAACTGTGATGCTTGTGCTAATGACTATGCGAAATACAATTTCACATTTGACGACCATCAGCTTGATGTGGAGAAGGCTAAGGAAAAGTATCGTAAAAACTGTGAATATATCAAACAGAACATGTCAACCTATCCCTGCCAGACAATTTGCAATGTTATGgaggaaaatgtatttttattaAGCTATATTGGCAATGGAAtgcaattttga